A stretch of [Clostridium] innocuum DNA encodes these proteins:
- a CDS encoding phosphoribosylaminoimidazolesuccinocarboxamide synthase, whose protein sequence is MKELEMLYEGKAKKVFATENPDQVIVDYKDDATAFNGQKKGTILGKGVVNNKMTNFLFKKLEDKGIPTHLIEELDDRRTLVKKVEIVPLEVIIRNKVAGSFAKRMGLKEGMELKCPILEFSYKDDDLGDPMINDYMALAVGISTQEEIDEITRLAFAVNEELKSIFAAVDIELIDFKLEFGRFKGGIVLADEISPDTCRFWDIHTHDHLDKDRFRRNLGNVEDAYQEVYRRLGIK, encoded by the coding sequence ATGAAAGAGTTAGAAATGCTGTACGAAGGTAAAGCAAAAAAAGTATTCGCAACAGAAAATCCGGATCAGGTCATCGTAGATTACAAGGATGATGCGACGGCATTCAACGGTCAGAAAAAAGGTACGATTCTCGGAAAAGGCGTTGTTAATAACAAAATGACGAACTTCCTGTTTAAAAAGCTGGAGGATAAAGGGATTCCTACACACCTGATCGAGGAGCTGGATGATCGCAGAACACTCGTTAAAAAAGTGGAAATCGTTCCTTTGGAGGTTATTATCCGAAACAAGGTTGCCGGAAGCTTTGCAAAGCGTATGGGACTGAAGGAAGGTATGGAGCTGAAATGCCCGATTCTGGAATTCAGCTATAAGGATGATGATCTGGGGGATCCTATGATCAATGATTACATGGCACTTGCTGTCGGTATTTCCACACAGGAGGAAATCGATGAGATTACAAGGCTTGCGTTTGCTGTAAACGAAGAGCTGAAGAGTATCTTTGCAGCGGTTGATATCGAGCTGATTGACTTCAAGCTGGAGTTTGGACGTTTTAAGGGCGGCATTGTGTTAGCTGATGAGATTTCACCGGATACCTGCCGCTTCTGGGATATTCATACGCATGATCACCTGGATAAGGATCGTTTCAGAAGAAACCTTGGAAATGTTGAGGATGCATATCAGGAAGTATACAGAAGACTGGGAATTAAATAA
- a CDS encoding DUF1727 domain-containing protein, with amino-acid sequence MTTFAILITKLAGAMLQLIHRGGSLPGQIGLKLCPDILKKLRIDCPLILVTGTNGKTSTSNMIAAMLEQEGRTVVNNRKGDNLKEGITTALLMHTTLRKRVQGDAIVLEVDELNIPFIMKNLKADALVVTNFFRDQLDRAREMEQLIVKMEQAISDFEGTLILNGNDPNVVRLQDAAPKASMLAFGMERCSFSSETTGEASEGKFCPRCGKRLEYAFYQYSHIGVFHCSGCDFQTPNLDAAGVVESIPKRSFRYEGKAFSAPQGGLYTMYNCMAVLAVAKLLKVDTRHAAAAFTHIKVPDGRNEAFTYKNHTCVLNLVKNPTGANEVMKVIEEDETEKSILIVLNDNAQDGTDVSWIYDTFFEKLMKNTTKRIIVSGSRCYDMALRLKYGGYTGALEVQEQMKEAVTALLKSNETMYAIATYTALQPVRNLLLTQGVQERKGGA; translated from the coding sequence ATGACGACGTTTGCAATACTGATAACAAAACTGGCCGGTGCTATGCTGCAGCTGATTCATCGCGGCGGCTCGCTGCCCGGACAGATCGGGCTGAAGCTGTGTCCGGATATACTGAAAAAGCTGCGCATTGACTGTCCACTGATTCTGGTAACAGGAACCAACGGCAAGACTTCTACCAGCAATATGATAGCCGCTATGCTGGAGCAGGAGGGTCGCACTGTCGTAAACAATCGGAAGGGCGACAATCTGAAAGAGGGAATTACGACGGCTTTACTGATGCACACAACGCTAAGAAAACGGGTACAGGGGGATGCTATTGTTTTGGAAGTGGATGAGCTCAACATTCCTTTCATTATGAAGAACCTAAAAGCAGATGCTCTGGTTGTGACAAACTTTTTCCGGGATCAGCTGGACCGTGCCCGGGAGATGGAGCAGCTGATTGTTAAGATGGAGCAGGCGATTTCCGATTTCGAGGGAACTCTTATTTTAAATGGCAATGACCCCAATGTAGTACGGCTGCAAGATGCGGCACCGAAAGCATCCATGCTTGCATTCGGTATGGAGCGCTGCTCCTTCAGCAGTGAAACAACAGGGGAAGCAAGTGAAGGCAAGTTCTGTCCACGATGTGGAAAAAGACTGGAGTATGCATTTTATCAGTATTCCCATATCGGCGTATTTCACTGCAGCGGCTGTGATTTCCAAACACCGAATCTGGATGCGGCAGGAGTGGTGGAAAGCATTCCAAAACGCAGTTTCCGCTATGAAGGCAAAGCATTCAGCGCACCGCAGGGTGGATTGTATACCATGTATAACTGCATGGCTGTTCTGGCAGTCGCAAAGCTTTTGAAAGTGGATACAAGGCATGCTGCAGCGGCTTTTACTCACATCAAGGTACCGGATGGACGAAATGAAGCATTTACATATAAGAACCACACCTGTGTGCTGAATCTGGTAAAAAACCCGACGGGAGCCAATGAGGTCATGAAGGTGATCGAAGAGGACGAAACCGAAAAAAGCATCCTCATTGTATTAAACGATAATGCACAGGATGGAACGGACGTATCCTGGATCTATGACACCTTTTTCGAGAAGCTCATGAAGAATACTACAAAGCGTATCATTGTTTCGGGCAGTCGCTGCTATGATATGGCACTGCGTTTAAAATACGGAGGCTATACAGGAGCGCTGGAGGTTCAGGAACAGATGAAGGAGGCTGTAACAGCTCTTCTGAAGTCAAATGAAACCATGTATGCGATAGCGACCTATACCGCCTTGCAGCCGGTACGCAATCTGCTGCTGACTCAGGGTGTGCAGGAACGAAAAGGAGGCGCATGA
- a CDS encoding glutamine amidotransferase, which produces MELNVCWMYHDIMDLYGDKGNMMVLQKRCEERGISITIDTLSIGDQRDLRAYDLLFLGGGADKEQMMLIDDLLSRRENIREAMEQGTFVLLICGGYQLFGQYYISADNEKIEGLKFFDYYTTTGSNGTRCIGNIAIRCNLDGHEITAVGFENHGGQTCNVATPLGKVISGYGNSFDSGYEGFYNGSVLGTYMHGPLFPKNPEIVDFVIYKSLKKNHPDVQLEDLIQLDDTLEQKAKEAMLKRLQVQ; this is translated from the coding sequence ATGGAGCTGAATGTATGCTGGATGTACCATGATATTATGGATCTCTATGGTGATAAGGGAAACATGATGGTTTTACAGAAACGCTGTGAGGAGCGCGGTATCAGCATCACCATTGATACCCTGTCCATCGGAGATCAAAGGGACCTTCGCGCGTATGACCTTCTTTTTCTGGGTGGGGGCGCCGACAAGGAACAGATGATGCTGATCGATGATTTGCTTTCCAGAAGGGAAAATATTCGTGAGGCGATGGAGCAGGGGACCTTCGTTCTATTGATTTGCGGCGGTTATCAGCTGTTTGGACAATATTATATCAGTGCAGATAACGAAAAAATTGAGGGGCTGAAATTTTTCGATTATTATACGACTACCGGCAGCAATGGAACACGCTGTATCGGCAATATCGCCATACGCTGCAATCTGGATGGTCATGAAATCACTGCTGTTGGCTTTGAGAACCACGGTGGCCAGACCTGCAATGTAGCAACACCGCTGGGGAAAGTCATCAGTGGCTATGGAAACAGCTTTGATAGTGGATATGAGGGCTTTTATAACGGAAGTGTACTTGGCACCTATATGCACGGCCCGCTTTTCCCGAAAAACCCAGAAATTGTCGACTTTGTTATCTATAAGAGCCTGAAAAAGAATCATCCGGATGTTCAGCTGGAGGATCTCATACAATTGGATGACACACTGGAACAGAAAGCAAAGGAAGCTATGCTAAAACGGCTTCAGGTGCAATAA
- a CDS encoding helix-turn-helix transcriptional regulator encodes MAKEHNFFKMEMLILLILKQGNCYGYELAGILKKQTEGIIDIKMGTLYPILYKLADDHCITGMEVREGRRTKIIYKLEPKGEALLVTLQKRYTVWVQAIDMIMKGA; translated from the coding sequence ATGGCTAAGGAACATAATTTTTTTAAAATGGAAATGCTGATTCTCCTTATATTAAAACAGGGGAATTGTTACGGCTATGAGCTTGCCGGTATTCTGAAGAAGCAGACAGAGGGGATTATTGATATAAAGATGGGCACCCTGTATCCCATTCTCTATAAGCTGGCTGATGATCACTGCATCACCGGTATGGAGGTAAGGGAAGGACGCAGAACAAAAATCATTTACAAACTGGAACCTAAGGGAGAAGCTTTGCTGGTAACTTTGCAAAAGCGTTATACAGTCTGGGTTCAGGCGATCGATATGATTATGAAGGGAGCATAG
- a CDS encoding LytTR family transcriptional regulator, producing MKLTILQDDAIAEDEIIIRTATRHPRLERLIDLIKQYSITLKAYHNNREYYLPIETIYYIESVDGITYLITEKDSLLCRMSLREIEDSVQHTSFCRISKHMIVNTAHLKAVESYANHRLLLVLKNDDKVLVNRNYVEHLKKQIKKL from the coding sequence ATGAAACTTACCATACTTCAGGATGACGCAATAGCAGAAGATGAAATCATCATCAGAACAGCAACACGTCATCCGCGCTTAGAAAGACTGATAGATTTGATAAAGCAATACAGCATCACCTTAAAGGCTTATCACAACAATCGGGAATATTATCTTCCCATAGAGACTATTTACTATATTGAATCTGTTGATGGAATCACATATCTGATAACGGAGAAGGATTCCCTGTTATGCAGAATGTCTCTTCGCGAGATTGAGGATAGTGTTCAGCATACCTCGTTTTGCAGGATAAGCAAGCATATGATTGTAAATACAGCACATCTGAAGGCTGTAGAATCCTATGCTAACCATCGGCTGCTGCTGGTGCTGAAGAATGACGATAAAGTACTTGTAAACAGAAATTATGTAGAGCATCTGAAAAAACAGATAAAAAAATTATAG
- a CDS encoding DUF3021 domain-containing protein: protein MKSFLKNYVPYGCMCFTAILLINACSAFLHNTPLILDAASLLRDFGICMLLIIADYGINEYMEFKTYRSFVITEFLILTGIFLILNNAGHLDTLQVRSIISQILSMAVILGAIRLYIAYSFRKEIDDLNEHLK, encoded by the coding sequence ATGAAAAGCTTTTTAAAAAATTATGTGCCCTATGGATGCATGTGCTTCACTGCAATCTTACTGATCAATGCATGTTCTGCTTTCCTTCACAATACACCACTTATTCTGGATGCTGCCAGCCTGCTTAGGGATTTTGGAATATGTATGCTTCTTATCATAGCCGATTACGGTATCAATGAATACATGGAATTCAAAACATACCGAAGCTTTGTCATAACAGAATTTCTCATACTCACAGGAATTTTCCTAATCCTGAACAATGCGGGACACCTGGATACTCTTCAGGTACGCTCTATCATTTCCCAAATTCTGAGTATGGCTGTGATTCTGGGGGCAATACGCCTGTATATCGCCTATAGCTTTCGAAAGGAAATAGATGATCTGAATGAACATCTGAAATGA
- a CDS encoding DUF3795 domain-containing protein, with amino-acid sequence MEAVKTRTMSVCGVQCNACEHYPDICLGCKALEGKPYWLQYVEDRNVCDIYECCKKSKKLKHCGHCHELPCILYEAQDPTKSEEDNQKDFLMQMKNLTEAQ; translated from the coding sequence ATGGAGGCTGTAAAAACAAGAACTATGAGTGTTTGTGGTGTTCAGTGTAATGCATGTGAGCATTATCCGGACATCTGCCTTGGATGTAAGGCTTTGGAAGGGAAGCCATACTGGCTGCAATATGTGGAGGATAGAAATGTCTGTGATATTTATGAATGCTGTAAGAAAAGTAAGAAGCTAAAGCACTGCGGACACTGTCATGAACTGCCCTGTATTTTGTATGAAGCACAGGATCCAACAAAAAGTGAAGAGGATAATCAGAAGGATTTTCTTATGCAGATGAAAAACCTTACGGAAGCTCAATAG
- a CDS encoding zinc metallopeptidase, producing the protein MFNNSYMSQYFLYILAFAVVMLAQSRVQAAYHKYKRIPNEHGLTGEAVARRILDMNNLQSIRVEVAKGGMLSDHYDPVHHVVRLSPDIFYNASIASISVAAHEVGHAIQHKEHYGAIGLRNRLLPMANIASQLGWVVLVLGLFLFASTPVILYAGIAMICIILLFQIVTLPVEFNASSRAVKQLAMYGMISEQERYDVKGMLRAAAFTYVAAVLSTLAQILRILLMVLGRRDDD; encoded by the coding sequence ATGTTTAATAATTCGTATATGTCTCAGTATTTTCTGTATATTCTGGCATTCGCAGTTGTAATGCTTGCCCAGTCCCGTGTACAGGCTGCTTATCACAAATATAAGAGAATTCCGAACGAGCATGGTTTGACTGGAGAGGCTGTTGCCCGCAGAATTCTGGATATGAACAATCTGCAAAGCATCCGTGTAGAGGTAGCCAAGGGCGGTATGCTATCGGATCACTATGATCCTGTCCATCATGTTGTGCGTCTATCTCCGGATATCTTTTACAACGCCTCCATTGCCTCTATCAGTGTTGCCGCTCATGAGGTAGGACATGCCATTCAGCATAAGGAGCATTATGGGGCGATCGGTCTGCGAAACCGGCTGCTGCCGATGGCAAATATTGCTTCCCAGCTTGGCTGGGTCGTGCTTGTGCTCGGCTTGTTTCTGTTTGCCTCCACACCGGTTATTCTGTATGCGGGTATTGCTATGATTTGTATCATTCTGCTGTTTCAGATTGTGACGCTGCCGGTGGAATTCAATGCCAGCAGCCGGGCTGTGAAACAGCTAGCCATGTATGGCATGATCAGTGAACAGGAGCGCTATGATGTGAAGGGAATGCTTCGTGCAGCAGCCTTCACCTATGTTGCAGCAGTGCTCTCCACTCTCGCACAAATCTTACGTATCCTGCTTATGGTACTGGGAAGAAGAGATGATGACTAA
- a CDS encoding HU family DNA-binding protein, giving the protein MSEILNKKALVEVVAEKLEMTKKDATVAVETVFDEIAKTLSEGGKVDISGFGKFEISERPARMGINPATKEPLEIAASKAPKFKAAKALKEAVK; this is encoded by the coding sequence ATGAGTGAAATTTTAAATAAAAAAGCTTTAGTAGAAGTCGTTGCTGAGAAATTGGAAATGACAAAGAAAGATGCAACTGTAGCAGTAGAAACTGTTTTCGATGAAATTGCAAAGACTTTATCTGAAGGCGGAAAAGTTGATATCTCTGGTTTTGGAAAATTTGAAATCAGCGAACGTCCTGCACGTATGGGAATCAACCCTGCAACTAAGGAACCTCTTGAAATCGCCGCTTCAAAAGCGCCGAAATTCAAAGCTGCAAAAGCATTGAAGGAAGCAGTAAAATAG
- the spoIVA gene encoding stage IV sporulation protein A translates to MNTTEILKNIAQRCGGDIYLGIVGPVRVGKSTFIKEFMEKAVIPYVSDEFEKSRMIDELPQAGVGKTIMTTEPKFVPNNAATIEFDDGFTVNVRLVDCVGYVIPEAKGYKDEDGIRMVRTPWNDEPVPFNEAAKTGTQKVIQDHSTIGIVVTTDGTISDLSREAYIEAEAEVIDELKSIGKPFIVVVNSADVHSPACKAVVDKLKEKYEVPVLAIAVNHMSEEDVHDILREALYEFPVSEININMPQWIAVLSDDHWLKKSFHDTIQESMSSVDRLREVENITDVLNENEYIDGSNLATIDTGQGIVNVDITVKPGLYNEILKEIIGHEIKDKAELISLMQDYSKAKREYDAVESALKMVKQTGYGFASASLQDIQLSKPEVVKQGSRYGVKLKAIAPSIHMIKVDVESTFEPIIGSKEQSEELIRYLLRDDGNDDQSIWDSDIFGRKLSDLIRDGLNAKLSMIPEAARARLQDILTKLVNKGKGNVIAIVL, encoded by the coding sequence ATGAATACCACAGAGATTTTAAAGAATATAGCACAAAGATGCGGTGGCGATATATACTTAGGGATCGTGGGTCCTGTACGCGTCGGCAAATCAACCTTCATCAAGGAGTTTATGGAAAAAGCAGTCATTCCATATGTCAGTGATGAATTTGAGAAATCACGCATGATTGACGAACTGCCGCAGGCAGGAGTCGGTAAAACGATTATGACCACCGAACCGAAATTTGTGCCGAATAATGCCGCAACAATCGAATTTGATGACGGATTTACCGTGAATGTCCGTTTGGTGGACTGTGTAGGCTATGTTATACCGGAAGCAAAGGGTTATAAGGATGAGGATGGAATCCGTATGGTACGTACCCCCTGGAATGATGAACCGGTACCATTCAACGAGGCTGCCAAGACCGGTACACAGAAGGTTATTCAGGATCATTCCACAATCGGCATTGTTGTGACGACGGATGGTACGATTTCCGATTTGTCAAGAGAAGCCTATATCGAAGCTGAGGCAGAGGTCATTGATGAACTCAAGTCGATTGGTAAGCCGTTTATTGTCGTTGTCAACAGTGCGGATGTGCATTCTCCGGCCTGCAAGGCTGTCGTGGACAAGCTTAAGGAAAAATATGAGGTACCGGTACTTGCAATTGCAGTAAACCATATGAGTGAAGAGGATGTTCATGATATCCTTCGGGAGGCTCTGTATGAATTCCCGGTATCGGAGATCAATATCAACATGCCGCAGTGGATTGCAGTACTGAGCGATGATCACTGGCTGAAGAAAAGCTTCCATGATACGATTCAGGAAAGCATGTCCAGCGTGGACCGTCTTCGCGAGGTTGAAAATATCACCGATGTGTTAAATGAAAATGAGTATATCGACGGCAGCAATCTTGCCACCATTGATACAGGGCAGGGGATTGTCAATGTGGACATCACTGTAAAGCCTGGGCTGTATAATGAAATACTGAAGGAAATCATCGGTCACGAGATAAAGGATAAGGCGGAGCTGATATCTCTCATGCAGGATTACAGCAAGGCGAAGCGGGAATATGATGCAGTTGAAAGTGCATTGAAAATGGTCAAGCAGACCGGATACGGCTTTGCGAGTGCCTCATTGCAGGATATTCAGCTCAGCAAGCCGGAGGTTGTGAAGCAGGGCAGCCGCTATGGTGTGAAGCTGAAGGCAATCGCCCCAAGCATTCATATGATCAAGGTGGATGTGGAAAGCACCTTTGAGCCGATTATCGGCAGTAAGGAGCAAAGTGAAGAGCTGATTCGTTATCTGCTGCGGGATGATGGAAATGATGATCAGAGCATCTGGGACAGCGATATCTTCGGACGCAAGCTGTCGGATCTGATCCGTGACGGTCTCAATGCCAAGCTTTCCATGATACCGGAAGCAGCCAGAGCAAGATTGCAGGACATTCTTACAAAACTTGTAAATAAGGGAAAAGGCAATGTCATCGCCATCGTTCTCTAG
- a CDS encoding (2Fe-2S)-binding protein — protein MHDEDIVCTCMSVSVRDIKTAIEAGASSFQEVQDATGAGTVCGACNDVLESVVEQLLRNR, from the coding sequence ATGCATGATGAAGATATTGTATGTACCTGCATGAGTGTCTCTGTTCGTGATATCAAAACGGCAATTGAGGCAGGTGCTTCCAGCTTCCAGGAGGTGCAGGATGCTACCGGAGCAGGAACTGTCTGCGGTGCCTGCAATGATGTCCTGGAAAGCGTTGTTGAGCAATTACTGAGAAACAGGTGA
- a CDS encoding peptide chain release factor 3 produces MTNYVNEIQRRRTFAIISHPDAGKTTLTEKLLLYGGAILSAGSVKGKKANKHAVSDWMEIEKQRGISVTSSVLQFEYNDFCINILDTPGHQDFSEDTYRTLMAADSAVMVIDASKGVEAQTKKLFKVCLLRKIPVFTFINKMDRAAMNPFELLEHIEIELGIATYAMNWPIGSGKEFKGVYERDHHRIIAFHGGDHGQKAAEVSEGTLEDETFRGVLGDHFFEQLREESELLDIASTEFDQELISKGELTPVFFGSALTNFGVEPFLSHFLDMTTSPLPRESTQGEINPMDERFSAFVFKIQANMNKAHRDRIAFMRICSGRFEKGMEVMHMQQNRKIKLSQPQQFMAQDREIVEEAYAGDVIGVFDPGIFSIGDTLCDPSMKFEFKKIPTFAPEHFARVTQKDTMKRKQFTKGITQIAQEGAIQVFQEINIGMEEIIVGGVGVLQFEVLEQRLKSEYNVDIKLEILPFQCVRWIDDQALDPNTLNLTSDSKRVRDLKGRNLIIFMNNWGIKWALEQNKGLTLSDVGTAE; encoded by the coding sequence ATGACGAATTATGTCAATGAAATACAAAGGCGGAGAACCTTCGCCATCATATCCCATCCGGATGCCGGAAAAACAACGCTGACGGAGAAGCTGCTGCTGTATGGCGGGGCGATTCTTTCTGCCGGAAGTGTAAAGGGAAAAAAAGCGAACAAGCATGCGGTCAGTGACTGGATGGAAATCGAAAAGCAAAGAGGTATTTCCGTCACAAGCTCTGTGCTGCAGTTTGAATATAATGATTTCTGTATCAACATTCTGGATACCCCGGGACATCAGGATTTCTCGGAGGATACCTATCGTACCCTGATGGCTGCCGATTCTGCCGTTATGGTGATCGATGCATCCAAGGGTGTCGAGGCACAGACGAAGAAGCTGTTCAAGGTATGTCTGCTGCGAAAGATACCGGTATTTACCTTTATCAACAAAATGGACCGTGCTGCCATGAATCCGTTTGAGCTGCTGGAGCATATCGAGATTGAACTGGGAATCGCCACCTATGCCATGAACTGGCCAATCGGTTCCGGAAAAGAATTCAAAGGCGTTTATGAACGTGATCATCACCGTATCATCGCCTTTCATGGAGGCGATCACGGACAGAAGGCTGCGGAGGTAAGCGAAGGTACGCTGGAGGATGAAACCTTCCGTGGCGTACTGGGCGATCATTTCTTCGAGCAGCTGCGTGAGGAGAGTGAGCTGCTGGATATCGCCAGCACTGAATTTGATCAGGAGCTTATTTCAAAGGGAGAGCTGACACCGGTATTCTTTGGTAGTGCACTGACGAATTTCGGTGTGGAACCGTTTCTTTCCCATTTTCTGGATATGACAACCTCTCCGCTGCCTAGAGAATCCACACAGGGAGAAATCAATCCCATGGATGAGCGCTTTTCTGCCTTTGTCTTTAAGATTCAGGCAAACATGAATAAGGCACATCGTGACCGTATTGCCTTTATGCGTATCTGTTCCGGACGATTTGAAAAGGGAATGGAGGTTATGCATATGCAGCAAAACCGTAAAATCAAGCTTTCACAGCCGCAGCAGTTTATGGCACAGGATCGTGAAATTGTCGAAGAGGCATATGCAGGGGATGTGATCGGTGTGTTTGATCCGGGTATTTTCTCCATCGGAGACACGCTGTGCGATCCCTCCATGAAGTTTGAATTTAAAAAGATTCCAACCTTTGCTCCGGAGCATTTTGCCCGTGTTACGCAAAAGGATACCATGAAGAGGAAGCAGTTTACAAAGGGAATTACGCAGATTGCACAGGAAGGTGCCATTCAGGTATTTCAGGAAATCAATATCGGAATGGAGGAAATCATCGTCGGCGGTGTCGGCGTGCTGCAGTTTGAGGTGCTGGAACAGCGCTTAAAAAGTGAATACAATGTCGATATCAAGCTCGAAATTCTGCCGTTCCAGTGCGTTCGCTGGATCGATGATCAGGCATTGGATCCGAATACGCTGAATCTTACCAGTGATTCCAAGCGTGTACGTGATTTAAAGGGGAGAAATCTGATTATTTTCATGAATAATTGGGGCATCAAGTGGGCGTTGGAACAAAACAAGGGTCTGACACTGAGTGATGTGGGTACTGCCGAGTAA
- a CDS encoding NAD(P)H-dependent glycerol-3-phosphate dehydrogenase, producing MLKTVVIGSGSWGTALAQVLVDNAREVVLWGKNPKEIDDINLRHQNTRFFPDVTLHESLKATCDLNVVRDADLLVLSVPTIAVEELCIKIGALVEKPVIVVNTSKGFHPQTNERMSNVIRRFMPKDKLKSVVSLIGPSHAEEVVLRMLTTICAVSLCEEDACSVQELFSNEYLRVYRGDDEVGSEIGVALKNAIAVASGVLSGVGYGDNTKAALITRGLAEMIRYGVALGGRAETFMGLTGIGDLIVTCTSVHSRNFQAGYEIGTHNSARYFWENNTKTVEGVRTAKVVYEVAKQKQIDMPIVEEIYRVLYEDKKPQQSARDLMLRDLKHEMK from the coding sequence ATGTTGAAGACAGTTGTGATCGGAAGCGGAAGCTGGGGGACAGCACTTGCACAGGTGCTTGTTGACAACGCAAGAGAGGTTGTATTATGGGGAAAGAATCCCAAGGAAATAGACGATATCAATCTGCGGCATCAAAATACCCGGTTTTTCCCGGATGTGACACTGCATGAAAGCCTGAAGGCAACATGCGACCTCAACGTTGTTCGCGATGCGGATCTTCTTGTGTTATCCGTTCCGACCATCGCTGTGGAAGAGCTGTGTATAAAAATCGGAGCGCTTGTTGAAAAGCCGGTAATTGTCGTAAATACCTCCAAGGGATTTCATCCGCAGACAAATGAGCGCATGTCCAATGTCATTCGTCGCTTTATGCCGAAGGATAAACTGAAAAGCGTCGTATCGTTGATCGGCCCCAGCCATGCAGAGGAGGTTGTCCTGCGCATGCTGACAACGATTTGTGCCGTATCCTTATGTGAAGAGGATGCCTGTTCCGTACAGGAGCTGTTCTCGAACGAATATCTGCGTGTTTACCGCGGAGATGACGAGGTTGGAAGTGAAATCGGCGTTGCATTGAAAAATGCCATCGCAGTTGCCAGCGGTGTGCTGAGTGGTGTTGGCTATGGTGATAATACCAAGGCTGCCCTGATTACGCGTGGACTTGCGGAAATGATCCGCTATGGCGTCGCTCTGGGTGGCAGAGCCGAAACCTTTATGGGACTGACCGGTATCGGTGATCTGATTGTTACGTGTACCAGTGTACATTCCCGGAATTTTCAGGCAGGCTATGAAATCGGAACGCATAACAGCGCCCGCTATTTCTGGGAGAACAACACCAAGACCGTAGAGGGTGTACGTACTGCCAAGGTTGTTTATGAGGTAGCAAAGCAGAAGCAGATCGATATGCCGATTGTGGAAGAAATTTACCGGGTTTTGTATGAGGACAAGAAACCACAGCAGTCCGCAAGGGATTTGATGCTGCGTGATTTGAAGCATGAAATGAAATAA